A portion of the Streptomyces platensis genome contains these proteins:
- a CDS encoding DUF6284 family protein, whose protein sequence is MKTIVALQAVVTANPPVGGPTAAELEAIEAEMPVISAEVELLDVQISVLDRPITEVDARRLRRARRKVLAARRDLLNRNSMQTDGAA, encoded by the coding sequence ATGAAGACCATCGTTGCACTTCAGGCGGTTGTTACCGCCAACCCGCCCGTCGGCGGCCCGACGGCCGCGGAGCTGGAGGCGATCGAGGCGGAGATGCCGGTCATCTCCGCCGAGGTCGAGCTGCTGGACGTACAGATCAGCGTGCTGGACCGGCCGATCACGGAGGTGGACGCGCGGCGACTGCGCCGGGCCCGGCGCAAGGTGCTGGCGGCCCGCCGGGATCTGCTCAACCGCAACTCCATGCAGACCGACGGTGCGGCATGA
- a CDS encoding DUF4231 domain-containing protein: protein MPQSGPVGDDDRINALIDHRRTVANLQRQIKRTRLVSVATLIGVVGPPLLLLSLVGATALTWRHYNMAPINIFGVVFAGALFVGCTVFSRKFDTAQPWIRYGNGSRAQQDLSVAELKLNLELAEEERVLAASKVARAAFDRQYSYRDAIPREIDRLRGESASYRRWHNWLQWTLVICSAAVTGVTALYDPPQPGKGILIGLGGAITVITSVMGYFKFKERGFNLQQTADAIEQEVTALDLAIAPYNLSDEKENLELFAERVEALRIEQRKREQQLDQPHQGQQEVV, encoded by the coding sequence ATGCCGCAGTCCGGCCCCGTCGGAGACGACGATCGCATCAACGCCCTGATAGACCACCGACGGACCGTTGCCAACCTTCAACGTCAGATCAAACGCACCCGCTTGGTCAGCGTCGCCACCCTCATTGGGGTGGTCGGGCCTCCGTTGCTGCTGCTCTCCCTGGTCGGCGCGACCGCTCTCACCTGGCGCCACTACAACATGGCGCCGATCAACATCTTCGGTGTCGTGTTTGCCGGGGCCCTCTTCGTGGGGTGCACCGTGTTCAGCCGTAAATTCGACACTGCGCAGCCCTGGATTAGGTACGGGAACGGAAGTCGCGCGCAACAAGACCTTTCGGTCGCGGAGCTGAAGCTGAACCTCGAACTGGCCGAGGAAGAGCGGGTTCTGGCTGCGTCCAAGGTCGCGCGGGCGGCCTTCGATCGGCAGTATTCCTACCGGGACGCCATCCCCCGGGAGATCGACCGCCTGCGGGGGGAGAGCGCGAGCTACCGCCGCTGGCACAACTGGCTCCAGTGGACGCTCGTTATCTGCTCGGCCGCCGTCACCGGCGTCACCGCCCTCTATGACCCGCCGCAGCCAGGTAAGGGCATTCTCATCGGTCTCGGCGGCGCCATCACCGTCATCACCTCGGTGATGGGCTACTTCAAGTTCAAGGAGCGCGGCTTCAACCTTCAGCAGACGGCCGATGCCATCGAGCAGGAGGTAACCGCTCTCGACCTGGCTATCGCCCCGTACAACCTCTCCGACGAGAAGGAGAACCTGGAGCTGTTCGCCGAGAGGGTCGAGGCCCTGCGGATCGAACAGCGCAAGCGTGAGCAGCAGCTCGACCAACCTCACCAGGGCCAGCAGGAGGTCGTGTGA
- a CDS encoding HD domain-containing protein, which produces MELTEQAFALSESMLAEPLPRRWAHSLGVAKRAAALRPILGHDADLLEAAAVLHDVGYSPSIATTGFHPLDGARFLREQESFDERVVRLVAHHSCALLEAEERGLRDELATEFELERPELVDALIFCDMTTTPDGGHTAPADRLNEIVARYGPDTIVGRFIQRAAPEIHAAASRVEQRMAAVGAGQPM; this is translated from the coding sequence ATGGAACTCACAGAGCAGGCATTTGCCCTCTCGGAATCGATGCTGGCCGAACCCCTCCCACGCCGCTGGGCGCACTCCCTCGGCGTCGCCAAGCGTGCGGCGGCCTTGCGCCCCATCCTCGGTCACGACGCCGATCTCCTGGAGGCCGCCGCAGTCCTCCACGACGTTGGCTACTCGCCATCGATCGCCACGACAGGGTTCCATCCGCTCGACGGCGCCCGATTCCTCCGTGAGCAGGAGTCGTTCGACGAACGGGTCGTTCGCCTGGTGGCCCACCACTCCTGCGCGCTGCTTGAGGCGGAGGAGCGGGGGCTGCGTGACGAACTGGCGACTGAGTTCGAGCTGGAGCGTCCGGAGCTCGTCGACGCCTTGATCTTCTGCGACATGACGACGACCCCGGACGGCGGCCACACGGCGCCGGCCGACCGGCTGAACGAGATCGTGGCGCGCTACGGCCCTGACACCATCGTGGGCCGCTTCATCCAGCGGGCGGCACCCGAGATTCACGCTGCCGCGAGCCGGGTGGAACAGCGGATGGCCGCCGTGGGCGCAGGTCAGCCGATGTAG
- a CDS encoding protein kilB, translating to MEIAAAVVAVIGTVLGAGVVGVQQYCAARSQRREALRDRALKALCQLSTALADHRCAMWVREDLRLSGAAPADVAAAREASHVTRSAVTAPQVALMALLPQVRAEVDAAVRATYEMRGASNAVVLAARQESAVDAAGCLAGTAARVLSRP from the coding sequence ATGGAGATCGCTGCTGCCGTTGTCGCGGTCATCGGCACCGTGCTGGGTGCTGGTGTCGTCGGTGTCCAGCAGTACTGCGCGGCTCGGTCGCAGCGCCGTGAGGCTCTGCGGGACCGGGCCTTGAAGGCCCTGTGCCAGCTGAGTACCGCGCTGGCCGATCATCGCTGCGCGATGTGGGTGCGCGAGGACCTGCGGCTGTCCGGTGCGGCGCCGGCGGATGTGGCGGCCGCCCGTGAGGCCAGCCACGTCACCCGGTCCGCCGTCACCGCCCCGCAGGTCGCCCTGATGGCGCTGCTGCCGCAGGTCCGTGCCGAGGTGGACGCCGCTGTGCGCGCCACGTACGAGATGCGCGGAGCCTCGAATGCCGTCGTTCTGGCGGCCCGGCAGGAGTCGGCCGTCGATGCGGCCGGCTGCCTGGCCGGAACGGCGGCGCGCGTCCTGTCCCGTCCCTGA
- a CDS encoding helix-turn-helix domain-containing protein has product MANERLRGAITERGLTIETVAERLGVASKTVERWINQGRKPYRRFQYAVASLLRYEVSYLWPDERTMAEVTSAGSAELVKLYPHRSAVPPRLWPQLYSSSRAYFDVLVYSGFWLTEDSEFLRLVKEKSADGVRVRFMLGDPDCPEVATRGADEGIGDAMASKIRNALMNYRGLFGLPGVEFRLHSTTLYNSIYRADNELLANGHVYGVGAYLAPVLHLQRVPGGELFDTYAESVERVWESARGITSPTDFTEVHA; this is encoded by the coding sequence ATGGCGAACGAGCGACTTCGTGGAGCGATCACCGAACGAGGACTCACCATCGAGACTGTCGCCGAGCGCCTCGGGGTCGCCAGCAAAACCGTCGAGCGGTGGATCAACCAGGGCCGCAAGCCGTATCGCCGCTTCCAGTACGCGGTGGCTTCGCTGCTCCGCTACGAGGTGTCCTATCTGTGGCCTGACGAGCGGACGATGGCCGAGGTCACGTCAGCCGGCAGTGCAGAGCTCGTGAAGCTGTACCCACACCGTTCAGCGGTTCCCCCGCGTCTCTGGCCGCAGCTCTACTCGTCGTCCCGGGCCTACTTCGATGTTCTGGTCTACTCCGGTTTCTGGCTGACCGAAGATTCCGAATTCCTCCGCCTGGTCAAGGAGAAGTCGGCAGATGGCGTACGGGTTCGCTTCATGCTTGGCGACCCGGACTGCCCCGAGGTTGCGACCCGTGGTGCAGACGAGGGGATCGGCGATGCAATGGCCAGCAAGATTCGCAACGCGCTGATGAACTACCGAGGGCTCTTCGGCCTGCCGGGCGTCGAGTTCCGCTTGCACAGCACGACCCTCTACAACTCCATCTACCGTGCCGACAACGAACTGCTCGCAAACGGCCACGTATACGGAGTCGGTGCCTACCTTGCCCCTGTCCTCCACCTACAGCGCGTCCCTGGTGGCGAGCTGTTTGACACATACGCCGAGAGCGTTGAGCGCGTGTGGGAATCCGCCCGCGGGATCACCTCACCCACCGACTTCACGGAGGTTCACGCATGA
- a CDS encoding NUDIX domain-containing protein yields MSRRDYFNDPEAPKANSVVPSVTAVVRDEDGRLLLIHKTDNDLWALPGGGHDVGESIAETVVREVEEETGFTVDVDGVSGLYTDPRHVMAYDDGEVRQQFSICFRAHLTGGSLRTSDESKEVRWVSPADLDRLDIHPSMRLRIEHGLEASRTVPYIG; encoded by the coding sequence ATGAGCCGCAGGGACTACTTCAACGACCCAGAGGCCCCGAAAGCCAACTCGGTGGTGCCTTCGGTTACCGCCGTCGTCAGAGATGAGGACGGGCGGCTCCTGCTCATCCACAAGACTGACAACGACCTGTGGGCTCTCCCCGGGGGCGGCCATGACGTCGGCGAGTCGATCGCCGAGACCGTCGTACGGGAAGTCGAAGAAGAGACGGGCTTTACGGTCGACGTGGATGGCGTCAGCGGCCTCTACACGGACCCGCGGCACGTCATGGCGTACGACGATGGAGAAGTCCGGCAGCAGTTCTCCATTTGCTTCCGTGCGCACCTCACAGGCGGTTCCCTGCGCACGAGCGACGAATCTAAAGAGGTCCGCTGGGTCTCTCCAGCGGACCTCGACCGACTCGACATTCACCCCTCGATGCGGTTGCGCATTGAGCACGGGCTGGAGGCCTCTCGGACGGTGCCCTACATCGGCTGA
- a CDS encoding GntR family transcriptional regulator has protein sequence MPGASPRGTYLLIADALRKEIGKGRFAETGLPSEAALMREHGVARTTVRRALEILEQEGLIHAAPGVGRVVSDGSERRPLAQRVTDMITERGFAIGDAFPSEARLCEEFAVSRTALRSALSALEGRGILEAVHGKGRFVRALPVSTHDS, from the coding sequence ATGCCGGGTGCGAGTCCGCGCGGGACGTATTTGCTGATCGCAGATGCTCTGCGCAAGGAGATCGGGAAAGGACGCTTCGCTGAGACGGGGCTCCCCTCCGAAGCCGCGCTGATGCGGGAGCACGGGGTGGCGCGGACCACGGTACGACGTGCTTTGGAGATCTTGGAACAGGAAGGTCTCATCCACGCTGCGCCAGGGGTCGGCCGCGTGGTCAGCGACGGCAGCGAGCGGCGCCCCTTGGCGCAAAGGGTGACCGACATGATCACGGAACGCGGTTTCGCGATCGGTGACGCGTTTCCATCCGAGGCCCGGCTCTGCGAGGAATTCGCAGTCTCGCGGACAGCCCTGCGTAGCGCTCTATCAGCGCTGGAAGGACGGGGAATCCTGGAAGCCGTGCACGGGAAGGGGCGGTTCGTTCGCGCCCTCCCGGTGAGCACACACGATTCGTAG